One genomic window of Salmo salar chromosome ssa12, Ssal_v3.1, whole genome shotgun sequence includes the following:
- the LOC123725581 gene encoding 5-aminolevulinate synthase, nonspecific, mitochondrial-like: MHKMDIISGTLGKAFGCVGGYIASTDALVDTVRSYAAGFIFTTSLPPMLLAGARESIQTLKGEEGRSLRRKHQRNVKLLRQMLMDSGLPVVHCPSHIIPVRVSDAEKNTEVSDIMMSRYNVYVQAINYPTVARGEELLRIAPTPHHTPQMMTYFVEKLVQTWKESGLPLKSQSSAECNFCRQPLHFELMTEREQSYFRGLSHSISAHA, encoded by the exons ATGCACAAGATGGACATCATCTCTGGAACACTGG GCAAGGCGTTTGGCTGTGTTGGAGGCTACATCGCCAGTACCGATGCCCTGGTGGACACAGTGCGTAGCTACGCTGCAGGCTTCATATTCACCACGTCTCTACCTCCCATGCTGCTGGCTGGCGCCCGCGAGTCCATCCAGACCCTTAAAGGGGAGGAGGGCCGCTCCCTCCGGAGGAAACACCAGCGTAACGTGAAGCTGCTGAGGCAGATGCTCATGGACTCCGGACTGCCCGTCGTCCACTGTCCCTCTCACATCATCCCTGTCAGA GTGTCCGACGCGGAGAAGAACACGGAGGTCTCTGACATCATGATGAGTCGTTACAACGTCTACGTCCAGGCCATCAACTATCCCACGGTCGCCAGAGGGGAGGAGCTTCTACGCATCGCCCCCACGCCACACCACACCCCTCAGATGATGACCTACTTTGTCG AGAAGCTGGTTCAGACGTGGAAGGAGTCGGGTCTACCTCTGAAGTCCCAATCATCAGCGGAGTGTAACTTCTGCCGGCAGCCCCTTCACTTTGAGCTGATGacggagagagaacagtcttacTTCAGAGGCCTGAGTCACTCCATCTCAGCTCACGCATGA